One genomic window of Dryobates pubescens isolate bDryPub1 chromosome 17, bDryPub1.pri, whole genome shotgun sequence includes the following:
- the DNAJA4 gene encoding dnaJ homolog subfamily A member 4 isoform X1 — MVKETEYYDILQVKPNASSEEIKRAYRKLALKYHPDKNPSEGERFKLISQAYEVLSDPKKRDLYDQGGEQAIKEGGLSGGSFSSPMDIFDMFFGGGGRMNRERRGKNVVHQLGVSLEDLYNGATRKLALQKNVICGKCEGYGGKRGAVEKCPVCKGRGMQVIVQQIGPGMVQQIQTVCPECKGQGERINPKDRCDNCNGCKVVREKKIIEVNVDKGMKDGQKIVFHGEGDQEPDLEPGDVIIVLDQKDHSVFQRRGHDLITKMRIQLSEALCGFRKTIETLDNRVLVISSRPGEVIKHGDLKCIYNEGMPIYRSPTEKGSLIIQFLVQFPEHFWLPREKLSLLEALLPPREDVMITDEMDQVDLEDFDPNEQTYRNSAGEAYEEDEEGPRTGVQCQTS, encoded by the exons ATGGTGAAGGAGACGGAGTACTACGATATTCTGCAGGTGAAGCCTAATGCCTCTTCCGAGGAGATCAAGCGCGCCTACCGCAAGCTGGCACTGAAATACCACCCCGACAAGAACCCCAGCGAGGGTGAACGG tttaaACTCATATCCCAGGCATATGAAGTTCTGTCGGACCCAAAGAAAAGGGACCTCTATGACcagggtggggagcaggctATTAAAGAAGGAGGCCTGAGTGGCGGCAGCTTCTCTTCACCCATGGACATCTTTGACATGTTCTTTGGTGGTGGAGGCCGAATGAATAGAGAGAGAAGAG gCAAAAATGTTGTGCACCAGTTAGGTGTGTCTCTTGAAGACTTATATAATGGTGCTACAAGGAAACTGGCACTGCAGAAGAATGTTATTTGTGGAAAGTGTGAAG GTTATGGTGGAAAGAGAGGGGCTGTAGAGAAGTGCCCCGTGTGTAAAGGAAGAGGAATGCAAGTTATAGTTCAGCAGATTGGACCTGGCATGGTACAACAAATCCAAACTGTGTGTCCAGAATGCAAAGGCCAAGGTGAAAGAATAAATCCAAAGGACCGGTGTGACAACTGCAATGGCTGTAAGGTtgtaagagagaaaaagatcATAGAAGTTAATGTTGATAAAG gtatGAAAGATGGGCAGAAGATTGTATTTCATGGAGAAGGTGACCAGGAGCCTGATCTGGAGCCTGGTGATGTTATAATTGTGCTTGATCAAAAGGATCATAGTGTCTTTCAGAGGCGAGGGCATGACTTAATCACAAAAATGAGAATTCAACTCTCGGAGGCTTTATGTGGTTTCAGAAAGACCATTGAAACTCTGGATAACAGGGTTCTTGTCATATCATCCAGGCCAG GTGAAGTGATAAAACATGGTGACCTAAAGTGTATCTACAATGAAGGGATGCCTATCTACAGATCTCCAACAGAAAAAGGCAGCTTAATTATACAATTTTTG GTCCAGTTTCCAGAGCACTTCTGGCTCCCAAGGGAAAAACTGAGTCTGCTGGAGGCTCTGCTTCCTCCACGAGAAGATGTTATGATTACAGATGAGATGGATCAGGTAGACCTGGAAGACTTTGATCCAAATGAGCAAACCTATCGTAACAGTGCAGGAGAAGCATATGAAGAAGATGAGGAGGGTCCAAGAACAGGAGTACAATGTCAGACATCTTAA
- the DNAJA4 gene encoding dnaJ homolog subfamily A member 4 isoform X2 → MQVIVQQIGPGMVQQIQTVCPECKGQGERINPKDRCDNCNGCKVVREKKIIEVNVDKGMKDGQKIVFHGEGDQEPDLEPGDVIIVLDQKDHSVFQRRGHDLITKMRIQLSEALCGFRKTIETLDNRVLVISSRPGEVIKHGDLKCIYNEGMPIYRSPTEKGSLIIQFLVQFPEHFWLPREKLSLLEALLPPREDVMITDEMDQVDLEDFDPNEQTYRNSAGEAYEEDEEGPRTGVQCQTS, encoded by the exons ATGCAAGTTATAGTTCAGCAGATTGGACCTGGCATGGTACAACAAATCCAAACTGTGTGTCCAGAATGCAAAGGCCAAGGTGAAAGAATAAATCCAAAGGACCGGTGTGACAACTGCAATGGCTGTAAGGTtgtaagagagaaaaagatcATAGAAGTTAATGTTGATAAAG gtatGAAAGATGGGCAGAAGATTGTATTTCATGGAGAAGGTGACCAGGAGCCTGATCTGGAGCCTGGTGATGTTATAATTGTGCTTGATCAAAAGGATCATAGTGTCTTTCAGAGGCGAGGGCATGACTTAATCACAAAAATGAGAATTCAACTCTCGGAGGCTTTATGTGGTTTCAGAAAGACCATTGAAACTCTGGATAACAGGGTTCTTGTCATATCATCCAGGCCAG GTGAAGTGATAAAACATGGTGACCTAAAGTGTATCTACAATGAAGGGATGCCTATCTACAGATCTCCAACAGAAAAAGGCAGCTTAATTATACAATTTTTG GTCCAGTTTCCAGAGCACTTCTGGCTCCCAAGGGAAAAACTGAGTCTGCTGGAGGCTCTGCTTCCTCCACGAGAAGATGTTATGATTACAGATGAGATGGATCAGGTAGACCTGGAAGACTTTGATCCAAATGAGCAAACCTATCGTAACAGTGCAGGAGAAGCATATGAAGAAGATGAGGAGGGTCCAAGAACAGGAGTACAATGTCAGACATCTTAA